A single genomic interval of Brevibacillus brevis harbors:
- a CDS encoding 4'-phosphopantetheinyl transferase family protein: MQIYAVPISTLPDVYISHLLTFVTEEKKQRLSKFLQREDLIRGLLGDLLIRKIVSEKFAIPPKSILFSKNTFGKPYLYMPLNLLHFNISHSGKWIVCIIDEHPVGIDIERIHTVDLQIAKQFFAQEEYEFIENEQDALQRYSRFFKVWTAKESYVKAIGHGLSTPLNSFSTVRGGAVEGLRVYDQCNWYFKIFFLDDQYTLTACAKNDKFCETVEIIALNTFVQFFLND; the protein is encoded by the coding sequence ATGCAAATATACGCTGTCCCTATATCTACATTACCAGATGTGTACATTTCACACCTCTTAACCTTTGTTACGGAAGAAAAGAAACAAAGACTGTCCAAGTTCCTTCAACGTGAAGATCTGATCAGAGGACTATTGGGCGACCTCCTTATTAGAAAAATCGTTTCTGAAAAATTTGCGATTCCTCCGAAAAGTATCTTATTTAGCAAGAACACATTTGGAAAACCGTACCTTTACATGCCGTTGAACCTACTTCATTTTAATATCTCACACTCGGGCAAATGGATAGTCTGCATAATAGACGAGCACCCTGTGGGTATTGATATAGAAAGAATACATACGGTTGATCTACAGATTGCAAAACAGTTTTTTGCACAAGAAGAATATGAGTTTATTGAGAATGAACAAGATGCTCTGCAAAGATACTCTCGCTTTTTTAAAGTCTGGACGGCCAAGGAGAGTTATGTCAAAGCAATCGGCCATGGACTCTCGACTCCACTAAATAGCTTTTCAACTGTTCGAGGAGGTGCAGTTGAGGGATTACGTGTCTATGATCAATGTAATTGGTATTTTAAAATATTCTTTCTTGATGACCAATATACTCTTACTGCTTGCGCGAAGAACGACAAGTTTTGTGAAACGGTTGAGATCATTGCCTTGAATACATTTGTTCAGTTTTTTCTAAATGATTGA
- a CDS encoding non-ribosomal peptide synthetase, which translates to MIQKLAGTANRNGQLPGDVEQRLYDWQVDDYWRHILANREQTLNMPLDCVRPAVKSMEKGYVAQKTSLELKRKLELIEEKEAVSMEIMLLAAFILLLSKYSGQDQIFVGWMSDSFQQSGGQAPCTSVIAGHVDQEITWREYVAIIEQVCLQALAPKRFSYEELVKTLDLDQDPSRNPLFDVLFKKKKNEEIEWKKYDFSLEIEAEKEGIFVKVQYDTNLFFKSTMERLLCHYFNLLEELVRDADQCLADMDMLSADEREHLVHGLNQTTTEYPFDQSIAHMLEKQIEQRPEEIAVVFGEQRLTYRQLHASSNRIAHALHHRGIGEGDVVVVMAERSLEFITGLLGVLKARAAYTPVDPGYPAERLRYLLRNSSAKLLLVQRTFQDRITDTDADVVAVEDLLAAEFPSENLLLPYDPEQLMYVLYTSGSTGNPKGAMIRSHAFVNLLHWYTQEFTFTENDRVLLIASASFDLAQKNLYAPLITGGRLILFEPGLYDYEQMSATIEREDITVINCTPSAFYPLLEENADDDYKKLKSLRWIFLGGEPIHMTKLGPWLRSENCQAEIVNTYGPTECTDIASYYRMRSEDWQGEAELPIGKPIDNVRLYVVDKEMKIVPEGMEGELCIGGVGVGLGYYNAPELTQERFVQSDELPERVVYRTGDVVKRLPDGNIAFIGRVDHQVKIRGFRIEIEEIEKKLLDHPHVKEAVITAVQDADGDTSLRAYVVPMVSLTIDQIRDYLQMELPAYMVPQFFILLESLPLTPNGKIDRKALPLPPEKMRPTEEPDLNDEIAQQLVALWQEVLGIRKIGIRDSFFRLGGHSLKAIALLSRIKKTFGVSIPIQTLFRSPTVQQLAEVIRRSPKTNVVSIPTAESQEYHRLSSEQERLYVLEQFEDVGTAYNVPWAAHVYGPLDADRCHEAFTSLSRRHESLRTCFEMIGDTVFQKVLKEVKGFFTYEEVIGGVPDQLIRQFVRPFDLSVGPLFRVKVIRLGANEHLFLLDMHHIIADGISIQILLKEFSALYEGKALNPLPMQYKDYANWQNKRRETLQEQEQYWLDLLQGELPVLNLPLDHPRPPLQSFEGDKVSARLDAPLVKKLRQVAEETGTTLYMVLLASYQVLLHKYTGQTDIIVGSPIGGRQQAEFENIVGMFVNTLALRNFPHPAKSFRAFLTEVRECCLKAYEHQEWPFEKLVEKLQFSRDLSRNPLFDTMFVLQNMKSYLPSMEGVKMVTHPINAHISQFDLMLEAIERGNDTIHLNLEFCVKLFAKNTMERLLRHYLNLLEQLVHNVDQRVEEMDMLSADERERLVYGLNQTTTEYPYELSIAHMLEKQVEQRPEEIAVVFGEQRLTYGQLHASSNRIAHALHHRGIGEGDVVVVMAERSLELITGLLGVLKAGAAYTPVDPGYPAERLRYLLRNSSAKLLLVQRTFRDRITDTDADVVAVEDLLAAELTSENLPLPYHPERLMYVLYTSGSTGNPKGAMIRSHAFVNLLHWYTQEFTFTENERVLLIASASFDLAQKNLYAPLITGGRLILFEPGLYDYEQMSSTIEREGITVINCTPSAFYPLLEENADDGYQKLKSLRWVFLGGEPIHMTHLGPWLRSPHCQAEIVNTYGPTECTDIASYYRMRNENWQGEVELPIGKPINNTRLYVVDKEMKIVPEGMEGELCIGGVGVGLGYYNAPELTEERFVQSNELPERVMYKTGDIVKRLPDGNIMFIGRVDHQVKIRGFRIEIEEIEKKLLDHHQVKEAVVTAVQDASGDTTLRAYVVPITNLTTDQICNYLQMELPAYMVPQLVMILEALPLTPNGKIDRKALPLPTQQIERTEENDPNGETEQRLATLWEDVLGISKVSLQDSFFRLGGHSLKAIALLSRIKKTFGVSIPIQTLFRSPTVQQLAEVIRQTPKTSIVSIPTAGGQEYHRLSSEQERLYVLEQFEDVGTAYNVPWAAHVYGPLDADRCHEAFTSLSRRHESLRTCFEMIGDTVFQKVLKEVKGFFTYEEVIGGVPDHLIRQFVRPFDLSVGPLFRVKVIRLGANEHLFLLDMHHIIADGISIQILLKEFSALYEGEVLESLPMQYKDYACWQNKRRETLQEQEQYWLDLLQGELPVLNLPLDHPRPPLQNFEGDKVSIHVDASLAKKLGQVAEETGSTLYMVLLAAYQVLLHKYTGQSDIIVGSPVGGRQQPEFENIVGMFVNTLALRNFPHPAKSFRAFLTEVRECCLKAYEHQEWPFDKLVEKLEFSRDLSRNPLFDTMFVLQNMESYLPSMEGVRMVTHPINAHVSQFDLMLEAIEREDGGIQLNLEYCVKLFAKNKMERLLHHYLNLLEQLVRNVDQLLEDMDMLSADERERLVYGLNQTTTEYPYELSIAYMLENQVEQRPEEIAVVFGEQRLTYRQLHASSNRIAHALHHRGIGEGDVVVVMAERSLELITGLLGVLKAGAAYTPVDPGYPAERLRYLLRNSSAKLLLVQRAFQDRIADTDADMVAMEDLLIAEFPSENMLLPYDPERLMYVLYTSGSTGNPKGAMIRSHAFVNLLHWYTREFRFTENERVLLIASASFDLAQKNLYAPLITGGRLILFEPGLYDYEQMSATIEREGITVINCTPSAFYPLLEENADDGYQKLKSLRWVFLGGEPIHMTKMGPWVRSENCQAEIVNTYGPTECTDIASYYRMRSEDWQGEVELPIGKPIDNVRLYVVDKEMKIVPEGMEGELCIGGVGVGLGYYNAPELTEERFVQSNELPERVVYKTGDIVKRIPDGNVVFIGRVDHQVKIRGFRIEIEEIEKKLVDHPLVKESVVTAVQDVDGDAILRAYVVPVSSLTTDQLYHYLQDELPGYMVPQYLILLESLPLTPNGKIDRKALPLWPDNMVLTEEDEPRGETEQQLAALWQETIGIRKVSVHDHFFQLTDQTFKALDVIDKINKAFGVKSNLNLMIRNPTIRELAKQIEICSVNPLPSLEVVAERPFYPASSAQKRLFMINKLLGSGTTYNVPVIRRMKGRLDIQRVGEAMKELAQRHESLRTSFQLDVETGALLQKVHSDVSFTSFVYELTEAEATEMIQDFVRPFRLDRSPLFRSALIKLIDKEECILIIDMHHSITDGMSIGIILKDLVALYEKRQLDTPKLQYKDYAVWENQLMNTREWQKQEKYWLEIFKEPVHPIQMPVSRQASLTADAKTRTIYFSLEDNTTVALQNLAQSTETTLFMVLMTTFTILLSKLSDQEDIVVGTPISGRHHDGLENIVGMFVNTLAIRNSVRRSLNFLEYLNQVKERLLEAYENQDYPFDHLVDKLNVPREISTNPLFNVVFQFAQKDEVEKIAGLEMLPVEYACAPSKFDIHFVVVQEDQRTLYLEMTYRDSYLPDESANEFIAQFIELVQQIVHDTSICLKKIMTSQRVQP; encoded by the coding sequence ATGATTCAGAAGCTTGCTGGAACTGCCAATAGGAACGGCCAACTACCTGGAGACGTCGAACAGAGGCTGTATGATTGGCAAGTGGATGATTATTGGAGACACATATTGGCAAACCGTGAACAAACATTAAACATGCCATTAGATTGTGTTCGCCCAGCCGTTAAAAGCATGGAGAAAGGTTATGTCGCACAAAAGACAAGCCTCGAGTTAAAGAGAAAGCTGGAGCTTATTGAAGAGAAAGAAGCCGTATCCATGGAAATCATGCTTCTGGCTGCTTTCATACTACTGCTCTCCAAATATTCTGGCCAAGACCAAATCTTCGTAGGGTGGATGTCTGATTCGTTTCAACAATCTGGTGGCCAAGCACCTTGCACCTCTGTAATCGCTGGCCACGTGGATCAGGAAATCACTTGGCGTGAGTATGTAGCCATCATCGAGCAAGTGTGCTTGCAGGCTCTTGCTCCGAAACGTTTCTCATACGAAGAACTAGTGAAAACACTCGATTTGGACCAAGATCCGAGCAGAAATCCACTCTTTGATGTTCTCTTCAAAAAGAAAAAAAATGAAGAGATTGAATGGAAAAAGTATGACTTTTCATTAGAAATCGAAGCAGAAAAAGAGGGCATCTTTGTCAAAGTTCAATATGATACAAACCTCTTTTTCAAAAGCACAATGGAGAGATTGCTTTGCCATTACTTCAATCTGCTGGAGGAACTGGTCCGTGATGCCGACCAATGTCTCGCAGATATGGATATGCTGTCAGCAGATGAACGAGAGCACCTGGTCCATGGCTTGAATCAGACTACCACCGAATATCCATTTGATCAAAGCATTGCACACATGCTGGAGAAACAGATTGAACAGCGTCCCGAGGAGATCGCTGTCGTGTTTGGTGAACAGCGCCTCACTTACCGTCAACTGCATGCTTCTTCCAATCGCATCGCTCATGCCCTGCATCACAGGGGAATCGGAGAGGGAGATGTCGTTGTCGTGATGGCCGAGCGTTCCCTGGAATTCATTACAGGCCTACTTGGAGTCCTGAAAGCCAGAGCCGCCTATACCCCGGTTGACCCCGGCTATCCAGCGGAGCGTCTTCGTTACTTGCTACGCAATTCGAGTGCGAAGTTGCTACTCGTCCAGCGTACGTTTCAAGACCGTATTACCGACACAGATGCAGATGTGGTTGCGGTGGAAGACCTGCTAGCGGCTGAGTTTCCAAGTGAAAACCTGTTGCTTCCATATGATCCTGAACAATTGATGTACGTGCTTTATACCTCTGGATCAACAGGAAATCCGAAGGGGGCCATGATCCGATCGCATGCATTTGTTAATTTGCTCCATTGGTATACCCAAGAGTTTACATTTACCGAAAACGATCGGGTTCTGCTCATTGCTTCAGCCAGCTTTGATCTGGCGCAAAAAAATCTATACGCGCCGTTGATTACTGGCGGACGCTTAATCCTTTTTGAACCGGGTTTGTATGATTACGAGCAGATGTCGGCGACCATTGAACGCGAGGACATTACCGTGATCAACTGCACACCTAGCGCGTTTTACCCGTTGCTCGAGGAGAATGCGGACGACGACTACAAAAAACTGAAAAGCTTGCGGTGGATATTTTTGGGTGGAGAACCGATCCACATGACCAAGCTGGGTCCATGGCTGCGCAGCGAGAACTGCCAGGCGGAGATCGTCAATACCTACGGCCCGACTGAATGTACTGATATTGCCTCCTATTACCGTATGCGCAGCGAAGACTGGCAAGGCGAAGCCGAACTGCCGATCGGCAAGCCAATTGACAATGTCCGGCTGTATGTGGTGGACAAAGAGATGAAGATTGTCCCGGAAGGTATGGAAGGCGAGCTGTGCATCGGAGGCGTTGGAGTCGGCCTTGGCTATTACAATGCTCCCGAGTTGACCCAGGAACGCTTTGTACAGAGCGACGAGTTGCCCGAAAGAGTCGTGTACAGGACAGGGGACGTAGTCAAGCGGTTACCAGATGGCAACATTGCGTTCATTGGAAGGGTGGACCACCAAGTCAAAATCCGTGGATTCCGTATAGAAATTGAAGAGATTGAGAAAAAGCTCCTCGACCATCCACATGTGAAGGAAGCCGTAATCACTGCTGTACAAGATGCAGATGGAGACACATCACTCCGGGCATATGTAGTGCCGATGGTTAGCTTGACTATCGACCAAATCCGCGATTACCTGCAGATGGAACTGCCAGCGTATATGGTCCCGCAGTTTTTCATATTGCTAGAGTCATTACCGCTGACTCCAAACGGCAAAATCGACCGCAAAGCGTTGCCCCTGCCACCTGAGAAAATGAGGCCAACAGAGGAACCTGATCTCAACGATGAGATAGCGCAACAATTGGTCGCCCTATGGCAGGAAGTGCTTGGGATCCGCAAGATAGGCATCCGAGACAGCTTCTTTCGTTTGGGGGGGCACTCGTTAAAGGCGATTGCCCTTCTCTCTCGAATCAAAAAGACATTTGGTGTGTCCATCCCGATTCAAACTTTATTTCGATCGCCGACTGTTCAGCAGCTTGCCGAGGTCATCCGGCGATCTCCTAAGACTAACGTCGTATCGATTCCTACTGCTGAAAGCCAAGAATATCATCGGCTTTCCTCGGAGCAAGAAAGGCTTTATGTTTTGGAACAGTTTGAGGATGTAGGTACTGCCTACAACGTGCCATGGGCGGCTCACGTATATGGTCCATTGGACGCTGACCGCTGTCACGAAGCATTTACCTCGTTAAGCCGTCGGCATGAATCACTTCGCACATGCTTTGAGATGATTGGCGATACGGTTTTTCAAAAAGTGCTGAAAGAAGTGAAAGGCTTCTTCACCTATGAAGAAGTGATCGGTGGGGTGCCTGACCAACTAATCAGGCAGTTCGTGCGTCCATTCGATCTGAGTGTAGGTCCGTTGTTCCGAGTGAAAGTCATCCGGCTCGGCGCAAACGAACATCTGTTTCTTCTGGACATGCATCACATTATTGCAGACGGTATTTCTATACAGATTTTACTGAAAGAATTTTCCGCCCTCTATGAAGGGAAAGCTCTGAACCCACTGCCGATGCAGTACAAAGATTATGCCAATTGGCAAAACAAAAGGCGGGAGACCTTGCAAGAACAGGAGCAGTATTGGCTCGACTTGCTACAAGGGGAGCTACCCGTACTGAATCTCCCCCTTGATCACCCACGGCCACCGTTACAAAGTTTCGAGGGCGACAAAGTGAGCGCTCGCCTGGACGCTCCACTTGTGAAAAAGCTAAGACAGGTAGCCGAGGAAACGGGAACCACCCTGTATATGGTTTTGCTCGCGTCGTATCAAGTGTTGTTACACAAGTATACGGGACAAACCGATATCATCGTAGGCTCACCAATCGGGGGAAGGCAACAGGCTGAATTTGAAAACATAGTGGGTATGTTCGTCAACACACTGGCTCTGCGGAACTTCCCGCACCCAGCCAAGTCATTCCGTGCCTTTCTTACAGAAGTCCGAGAGTGTTGTCTGAAAGCCTATGAACATCAGGAATGGCCGTTTGAGAAGCTAGTCGAGAAATTACAGTTCTCTCGGGATTTAAGCCGCAATCCGTTGTTTGACACCATGTTCGTGCTGCAAAACATGAAGAGCTACCTTCCGAGTATGGAAGGGGTAAAGATGGTAACTCATCCGATCAACGCCCATATCTCTCAGTTTGACCTGATGCTGGAAGCAATCGAAAGAGGAAATGACACCATTCATTTGAATCTGGAGTTTTGCGTCAAGCTGTTTGCCAAAAATACGATGGAGAGGTTGCTCCGCCATTACCTCAATCTGCTGGAGCAACTAGTCCATAATGTCGACCAACGTGTAGAAGAAATGGACATGCTGTCAGCAGATGAACGAGAGCGCCTTGTTTATGGCTTGAATCAAACCACCACCGAATATCCATATGAGCTAAGCATTGCACACATGCTGGAGAAACAGGTCGAACAACGCCCCGAGGAGATCGCTGTCGTGTTCGGTGAACAGCGTCTCACTTACGGTCAACTGCATGCGTCCTCCAACCGCATCGCTCATGCCCTGCATCACAGGGGAATCGGAGAGGGAGACGTTGTTGTCGTGATGGCCGAGCGTTCCCTGGAACTCATTACAGGCCTACTTGGAGTCCTAAAAGCTGGAGCTGCCTATACCCCGGTTGACCCCGGCTATCCAGCGGAGCGTCTTCGTTACTTGCTACGCAATTCGAGTGCGAAGTTGTTACTCGTCCAGCGTACGTTTCGAGACCGTATTACCGACACAGATGCAGATGTTGTTGCGGTGGAAGACCTGCTAGCGGCTGAGTTGACTAGCGAAAACCTGCCACTTCCCTATCATCCTGAGCGATTGATGTACGTGCTTTATACCTCTGGATCAACAGGAAATCCGAAGGGAGCCATGATCCGATCTCATGCCTTTGTCAATTTGCTTCACTGGTACACCCAAGAGTTTACATTTACCGAAAACGAACGGGTCCTGCTCATTGCTTCAGCCAGCTTTGATCTGGCGCAAAAAAATCTATACGCGCCGTTAATTACTGGCGGACGCTTAATCCTTTTTGAACCGGGTCTGTATGATTACGAGCAGATGTCCAGCACTATTGAACGTGAGGGCATTACCGTAATCAACTGCACACCTAGCGCGTTTTACCCGTTGCTCGAGGAGAATGCAGACGACGGCTACCAAAAGCTGAAAAGCTTGCGGTGGGTATTTTTGGGCGGAGAACCGATCCACATGACCCATCTGGGTCCATGGTTGCGCAGCCCGCACTGCCAGGCGGAAATCGTCAATACCTACGGCCCGACCGAATGTACCGACATCGCTTCCTATTACCGCATGCGCAACGAAAACTGGCAGGGTGAAGTCGAGTTGCCAATCGGCAAGCCAATTAACAACACTCGGCTGTATGTGGTGGACAAAGAGATGAAGATTGTCCCGGAAGGTATGGAAGGTGAGTTGTGCATCGGGGGTGTGGGGGTCGGCCTTGGCTACTACAATGCTCCCGAGTTGACGGAGGAACGATTTGTACAGAGCAACGAGTTGCCCGAGAGAGTCATGTACAAAACAGGGGACATCGTCAAGCGATTACCAGATGGCAACATAATGTTCATAGGAAGGGTAGACCACCAAGTCAAAATACGTGGATTCCGCATTGAGATCGAAGAAATCGAAAAGAAACTCCTCGATCACCATCAGGTAAAAGAGGCAGTGGTTACGGCTGTACAAGATGCAAGCGGAGACACGACGCTCCGTGCATATGTAGTACCGATCACTAACCTGACCACCGACCAAATCTGCAATTACCTCCAGATGGAACTGCCAGCGTATATGGTCCCGCAGTTGGTAATGATCCTCGAGGCATTGCCACTGACTCCGAACGGCAAAATCGACCGCAAAGCGCTGCCCTTGCCTACTCAGCAAATCGAGCGAACGGAGGAAAACGATCCCAACGGTGAAACAGAGCAACGATTGGCGACACTGTGGGAGGATGTTCTTGGCATTAGCAAGGTTAGCCTCCAAGACAGTTTCTTTCGTTTGGGAGGACACTCCTTAAAAGCCATTGCCCTTCTCTCTCGAATCAAAAAGACATTTGGTGTGTCCATCCCGATTCAAACTTTATTTCGATCGCCGACTGTTCAGCAGCTTGCCGAGGTCATTCGACAAACACCCAAAACAAGTATCGTATCCATTCCTACAGCAGGAGGGCAAGAATATCATCGGCTTTCCTCGGAGCAAGAAAGGCTCTATGTTTTGGAACAGTTTGAGGATGTAGGCACTGCCTACAACGTGCCATGGGCGGCTCACGTATATGGCCCATTGGACGCTGACCGCTGTCACGAAGCATTTACCTCGTTAAGCCGTCGGCATGAATCGCTTCGCACTTGTTTTGAGATGATTGGCGATACGGTTTTTCAAAAAGTGCTAAAAGAAGTGAAAGGCTTCTTCACCTATGAGGAAGTGATCGGTGGGGTTCCTGACCACCTAATCAGGCAGTTCGTGCGTCCATTCGATCTGAGTGTAGGTCCGTTGTTCCGAGTGAAAGTCATCCGGCTCGGCGCAAACGAACATCTGTTTCTTCTGGACATGCATCACATTATTGCAGACGGTATTTCTATACAGATTTTACTGAAAGAATTTTCCGCCCTTTATGAAGGAGAAGTACTGGAATCATTGCCGATGCAGTACAAGGATTATGCGTGTTGGCAAAACAAAAGGCGGGAGACCTTGCAAGAACAGGAGCAGTATTGGCTAGACTTGTTGCAAGGGGAGCTACCGGTATTGAATCTGCCGTTGGATCACCCGCGGCCACCGTTACAAAACTTCGAGGGCGACAAGGTAAGCATCCACGTGGACGCCTCACTGGCCAAAAAGCTGGGACAGGTAGCCGAAGAAACAGGATCCACCCTGTATATGGTTTTGCTTGCTGCGTATCAAGTGTTGTTGCACAAGTATACGGGACAATCCGATATCATTGTCGGATCACCAGTCGGGGGAAGGCAACAGCCTGAATTTGAAAATATAGTGGGAATGTTCGTCAACACACTGGCTCTGCGGAACTTCCCGCACCCAGCCAAGTCATTCCGTGCCTTTCTTACAGAAGTAAGAGAGTGTTGTCTGAAAGCCTATGAACACCAGGAATGGCCGTTTGACAAGCTGGTCGAGAAACTAGAGTTCTCCCGGGATTTAAGCCGCAATCCGTTGTTTGATACCATGTTCGTCCTACAAAACATGGAGAGTTACCTTCCGAGTATGGAAGGGGTAAGGATGGTAACGCATCCGATCAACGCCCATGTCTCTCAGTTTGACCTCATGCTGGAAGCGATCGAGAGAGAAGACGGAGGCATCCAGTTGAATCTGGAATATTGCGTCAAGCTGTTTGCCAAAAACAAGATGGAGAGGTTACTGCACCATTACCTCAATCTGCTAGAACAACTGGTCCGTAATGTCGACCAGCTTCTAGAAGATATGGACATGCTGTCAGCAGATGAACGAGAGCGCCTTGTCTATGGCTTGAATCAGACCACCACCGAATATCCATATGAGCTAAGCATCGCATACATGTTGGAGAACCAGGTTGAACAACGCCCCGAGGAGATCGCTGTCGTGTTCGGTGAACAACGCCTCACTTACCGTCAACTGCATGCGTCTTCCAACCGCATCGCTCATGCCCTGCATCACAGGGGAATCGGAGAGGGAGACGTTGTTGTCGTGATGGCCGAGCGTTCCCTGGAACTCATTACAGGCCTACTTGGAGTCCTAAAAGCCGGAGCTGCCTATACCCCAGTTGACCCCGGCTATCCAGCGGAGCGTCTTCGTTACTTGCTACGCAATTCGAGTGCGAAGTTGTTGCTCGTCCAGCGTGCGTTTCAAGACCGTATTGCCGACACGGATGCAGATATGGTTGCGATGGAAGACCTGCTAATAGCTGAGTTTCCAAGTGAAAACATGCTGCTTCCATATGATCCTGAGCGATTGATGTACGTACTTTATACCTCTGGATCAACGGGAAATCCCAAAGGTGCTATGATCCGGTCTCATGCCTTTGTCAATTTACTTCACTGGTACACAAGGGAGTTTAGGTTTACCGAGAACGAACGGGTCCTGCTCATTGCTTCAGCCAGCTTTGATCTGGCGCAAAAAAATCTATACGCGCCGTTGATTACTGGTGGACGCTTAATCCTTTTCGAACCGGGTTTGTATGACTACGAACAGATGTCGGCGACTATTGAACGTGAAGGCATTACTGTAATCAACTGCACACCTAGCGCGTTTTACCCGTTACTCGAGGAGAATGCAGACGACGGCTACCAAAAGCTGAAAAGCCTCCGCTGGGTATTTCTGGGCGGTGAGCCGATCCACATGACCAAGATGGGTCCATGGGTGCGCAGCGAGAACTGCCAGGCGGAGATCGTCAATACCTACGGCCCGACTGAATGTACTGACATCGCTTCCTATTACCGCATGCGCAGCGAAGACTGGCAAGGCGAAGTCGAGCTGCCGATCGGCAAACCAATTGATAACGTCCGATTGTATGTGGTGGACAAAGAGATGAAGATTGTTCCGGAAGGTATGGAAGGTGAGTTGTGCATCGGAGGTGTGGGGGTCGGCCTTGGCTATTACAATGCTCCCGAGTTGACGGAGGAACGTTTTGTACAGAGCAACGAGTTGCCTGAGAGAGTCGTGTACAAGACGGGAGACATAGTCAAGCGGATACCAGATGGCAACGTGGTATTCATTGGAAGGGTAGATCACCAAGTCAAAATCCGTGGATTCCGCATTGAAATTGAAGAGATTGAGAAGAAGCTAGTCGATCATCCTCTAGTAAAGGAATCAGTGGTAACGGCTGTACAGGATGTGGACGGGGACGCGATACTCCGAGCATATGTAGTTCCGGTCAGCTCTTTGACAACCGACCAGCTCTATCATTACCTGCAAGACGAGCTTCCAGGATATATGGTCCCGCAATATCTCATATTGCTAGAGTCACTACCGCTGACTCCGAACGGCAAAATTGACCGCAAAGCGTTGCCATTGTGGCCCGATAACATGGTTCTGACTGAGGAGGACGAACCGAGGGGAGAAACAGAGCAACAATTAGCCGCTCTGTGGCAGGAAACAATTGGAATCCGTAAGGTAAGCGTTCATGATCATTTCTTTCAGTTAACAGATCAAACCTTCAAAGCGCTTGATGTAATCGACAAAATAAATAAGGCTTTTGGCGTTAAATCGAATCTTAATCTGATGATTCGTAATCCTACCATTCGAGAACTAGCTAAACAGATCGAAATTTGCTCTGTGAATCCATTGCCTTCACTGGAAGTAGTTGCCGAGCGTCCTTTCTACCCAGCATCCTCAGCACAAAAGCGGCTGTTTATGATCAATAAATTACTAGGTAGCGGAACAACTTACAACGTTCCAGTCATACGCAGAATGAAAGGGAGACTGGACATTCAGCGTGTTGGGGAGGCCATGAAGGAACTTGCCCAGCGACATGAATCACTTCGGACATCCTTTCAATTGGATGTGGAAACCGGTGCGTTGCTCCAAAAGGTGCATTCTGACGTTTCGTTTACCTCTTTCGTATATGAACTGACCGAGGCAGAAGCAACAGAAATGATTCAAGATTTTGTCAGGCCGTTTCGCCTGGATAGATCACCGCTGTTTCGATCAGCGCTAATCAAGCTGATAGATAAAGAAGAGTGCATCCTTATCATTGATATGCACCATAGCATAACAGATGGTATGTCAATAGGCATTATACTAAAAGACTTAGTAGCCCTTTACGAAAAAAGACAGTTGGATACCCCCAAGCTTCAATATAAGGACTACGCTGTCTGGGAAAATCAGCTCATGAATACGAGAGAATGGCAAAAGCAGGAGAAGTACTGGCTAGAGATATTCAAAGAGCCTGTTCACCCGATACAAATGCCAGTCAGTCGCCAAGCATCCTTGACAGCAGATGCCAAAACCCGTACGATCTATTTTTCCCTTGAGGATAACACAACTGTAGCCTTGCAGAACCTTGCTCAGTCAACAGAGACGACCCTTTTTATGGTGTTGATGACGACCTTTACTATTCTGTTGTCCAAGCTGTCTGATCAGGAAGATATTGTGGTTGGAACTCCAATCTCGGGAAGACATCACGATGGACTGGAGAATATCGTAGGAATGTTTGTCAATACGTTAGCCATTCGTAACTCGGTACGACGCAGCCTGAACTTTCTGGAGTATTTGAATCAAGTGAAGGAGCGACTGCTAGAAGCATATGAAAATCAAGATTATCCTTTTGATCATCTGGTGGACAAACTGAACGTCCCGCGTGAGATCAGCACAAACCCTTTGTTCAATGTCGTGTTCCAATTTGCACAAAAGGACGAAGTTGAGAAAATTGCGGGTCTGGAGATGCTCCCTGTCGAATATGCTTGCGCTCCAAGCAAATTCGATATCCACTTTGTTGTCGTACAAGAAGATCAGCGGACCTTGTACCTGGAAATGACATACCGAGATTCGTATCTCCCAGATGAATCGGCTAATGAGTTCATTGCTCAATTTATTGAATTGGTTCAGCAAATTGTTCATGATACGAGTATTTGTCTAAAAAAGATCATGACCAGCCAACGAGTACAACCATAG